ATCCTTGGTTTGCCGGCGCGCCATGGCTAAACCCGTCATCGCCTTCTATCCCTATCAGCGCGCCTGGATGGCGGATGCCAGCCGGTTCAAGATCGGCATGATGTCCCGCCAGATCGGCAAGACCTTTTCGACCTGCGGCGAATGCGTGGATGACTGTTTCGCCGGCTGGGCCGAGGATCGCCGCGCGCGCTGGGTGATCCTCAGCCGGGGCGAACGCCAGGCGGCCGAGGCGATGGATGAGGCGATCAAGCCCATGACGCGCGCCTATTACGAGGTTTACAACACCCTCGTAAAAGGCGGCGAACCGGTCTTTGAAGAGACCGAGTTCCGCGCGCCCCAGGCCAAGGGGCCCGATGCCGTCTACAAGGCGCTGGAGGTCCGCTTTCCCAACCGCTCCCGCATCACCGCGCTGCCGGCCAACCCCGACACGGCGCGGGGGTTCAGTGCCAATGTGATCCTCGACGAATTCGCCTTTCACGCCAAGTCGCGCGAGATCTGGGCGGCGCTCTTCCCGGTCGTGTCCAAGGGCGATCAGAAGCTGCGGGTGATCAGCACGCCCAACGGCAAGGGCAACAAGTTCTTCGAGCTGATGACGGCCGAGGACAGTGTCTGGTCGCGCCATGTGGTCGATATCTACGAGGCCGTGCGCCAGGGCTGCCCGCGCGATGTGGACATGCTGCGCGCCGGGATCGCGGACGAGGATGCCTGGGCGCAGGAATACGAGCTGAAATGGCTGGATGCCGCCAGCGCCTGGCTCGATTACGACCTGATCTCCGCCTGCGAACGCGAGGAGGCCGGCAAGCCAGAGCTTTACCAGGGCGGCCCCTGCTTCGTGGGGGTCGACATTGCGGCGCGCAACGACCTGTTCGTGATCTGGGTGGTGGAAGAGACGGGCGGCCGGCTGGTCACGCGCGAGGTGATTGCGCAAAAGCGGATCACATTCGCCGAACAGGACGCGCTGCTGGACGATGTCTTCCGCCGTTATCGCGTGGTGCGCGCGGGTATGGACCAGACCGGCATGGGCGAAAAACCGGTGGAGGACGCCAAGCGCCGCCATGGCGCGGCCCGCATCGACGGCGTGCTGTTCAGTGCGGGTTCAAAGCTCGATCTCGCCACCGCGCTGAAGGAGAAGATGGAGGATCGCGAGATGTTGATCCCCGCGGGCGACCCGGTGCTGCGCGCCGATCTGCACGCGATATCCAGCCGCACCGGGCCGACCGGCATCCGCCGGCTGGTCGCCGATGGCGAAACCGATGGCCATGCCGACAGGTTCTGGGCCGCGGCGCTGGCGGTGGGCGTCGCCGGCGGCGGGCGGCCGGACTACGACTATCAGCCCGTCAAGGGCGCGCGGTCCCGCTGGGCTGCGGCAGACGATGACGATGATGACGACGGCGCCGGCGCACGCTGGGGCCATGGGAAAGGAGCCTGGTGATGCCGATCCTCGACGCGTTCGGCCGGCCGATGACGCCGGTTGCGCCCGCAAAGCTGCTGGAGCGCCAGGCGGTGGCCTCGCTCGGTTCGGTCCGGCAGGTGTTGTCGGGCCATCCCGCCGACGGGTTGACCCCGCCGCGCGTGACGGCGCTCTTGCGCGCGGCCGAGGCGGGCGATGCGGTGGCCTATCTCGAACTCGCCGAGCAGATGGAGGAAAAGGACCTGCATTACAGCGCGGTGCTGGGCGTGCGAAAACGCGGCATCCGGGCGCTCGCGCTGCAGGTCGATCCCGGCGACGACAGCCCCGCCGCGGCCGAGGCGGCCGAGATGGTGCGCAAGACGCTGGAGGCCGCGCCGGTCAAAACGGCCCTGATCGACATGATGGATGCGCTTGGCAAGGGCTTCTCGGTCAGCGAAATCCTGTGGGAACGCCGGGGGCGCGAGATGGCCGTGGCCGGGGTCGAATGGGTCGATCCGCGCTGGTTCGAGTTCGACCAGGAGAACGGCCGGCATATCCTGTTGCGCGACAATGACGGGCCGCAGCCGCTGATGCCCGACAAGTATATCGTGCATGTGGCCAAGGCGAAGTCGGGTCTGGCGATCCGCGGCGGTCTGGCCAGGCTCGCCGCCTGGGCCTACATGTTCAAGAACTTCAACCTGAAGGACTGGGCGATCTTTGCCGAGGCCTATGGCCATCCCCTGCGGCTGGGCCGGTATGACGAAAACGCCACGGCCGAGGATCGCGCAACGCTCTTGCGCGCGGTGCGCCAGATCGGGGTCGACATGGCCGCGATCGTGCCGCGCAGCATGGAGGTGGAGATCGTCAGCGCCGCCGGCGGCGGAGTGGACAAGCTCTACGAAGGGGCTGCGCGCTGGTGGGACGAGCAGATCTCCAAGGGCGTGCTTGGCCAGGTGGCGACCACCGACGCCATCGCCGGCGGTCATGCCGTGGGCAAGATCCACGAAGAGGTGCGCAGCGATATCCGCGATGCCGATGCCGAGCAGCTGGCCGGCACGCTGCAGCGCGATCTTGCCGGCCCGCTGACCCGGCTGAATTTCGGCGCGGGCGTGGCCGTTCCGGATATCGGCTTTGTCCCGCCTGAACGGGCCGATCCGGAACTCCTCTTGCGGCTGCTGGAACATGCCCCGGCGCTGGGGCTGAAGATCGCCACGGCCGATGTGCGCCGTGCGTTTGCCCTGCGCGAACCGGAAGAGGGCGAGGACGTCCTGCAGATGCGGCAGACGCCGGCGCAGGACCCGGGCGCGCCGCAAACCCGGCAGATGGCCTCGCGCCAGGACGCCGCGGCCGCGACTGACAGCATCGATGCGCTGGTCGGCCGGCTGGCCGAGGACGGCACGCTGCAGGATCTGGCCGAGGCCGATCTTTCGTCGCTGATCGAGGCGCTGGAAGGGGCGGCGGATTTCGAGGAGGTCGGTGACATTCTGGACGCCTTCGGCGCCGCGCCCGCCGCGCCTGCGCTGCAGGAGCATCTGACCCGCGCGACCTTTGCCGCGCGCATGGCCGGTGCGCTGGGTGCGAAGGTGGCGGACTGATGGCCATCGACCTGGAGCCGCTGCCGCATCTGGAGGCCATCGACTATTTCCGTTCCAAGGGCTTCGCGGCAACGGGTCAGCGTTTCCACCATCTCGACATGTGGCGGGAAGAGCATGCCCGCAATTTCGTGGTGGCCAAGGCCATGAACGACGATGTGCTGGCCACCATCCGGGCGGAGCTGCAGCGCGCGCTGGAAGAGGGCCGCACGCTGGCAGAGTTCCAGGCCGATCTGGAGCCCGCGCTGCAAAAGGCCGGCTGGTGGGGCAAATCGCTGATGGAGGATCCGCAGACAGGCGAGATGGTCGAGGTGCAGCTCGGCTCGCCCCGCCGGCTGCGCACGATCTACGACACCAATATGCGCACCGCCCATGCCGCGGGGCACTGGGCGCGCATCCAGCGCACGAAACAGGCCTTCCCCTATCTGCACTATATCCAGGTGGAGCGGCCCTCGAAGCGCGAGGAGCACGCCCGCTTTCACGATCATATCTGGCGGGTGGATGATCCGATCTGGCGGCGCATCTACCCGCCGAACGGCTGGTATTGCGGCTGCCACGTGATCCAGCGCACCGAAGGCTGGATGCGCCGGAACGGGCGCAGCGTCTCGCCGCCCCTCGATCTGGAAGAGGAAGACTATCCCAACAAGCGCACCGGCGAGGTCGTGAAACTGCCCAAAGGGGTGCATCCGGGCTTCGACACCAATCCCGGCGCGACATGGCTCGACATCGCCGATCGCGTGGACGAGGTCTTCGGCGATCTGGACGGGGCAGACCGGGCCACCCTGCGCGGGCAGGTTCAGGCGCTGCGCCTGCGCCAGACCGCCCTGCGGCGCGAGACGCTGATCGTCAATGACGAGGACTGGACGCCCGCCGCCGCCGGCGATGCGGCCGCCGACACGCCCGACCGGGTGTCGGTCGATGCCGTGCTGGGCGGCTCGGCTGCGACGACAGGCGGGCTGCACCTGGTCCACAGCCACCTGGCCGACAGCCCGCTGTCGGTGGCCGATCTGCGCGTGCTGGCCCATCCGCGCACCGCCTCGATCGCGGCGGTCTCGCCCGGGGGGGCCGTCTGGCGGGCCGAGGCCGGCGCGGAACTCCTCGACGACCAGCTCGCAGCCTTCGCACGCGCGGCGCTGCCCGTCATCCGGGCCGAAACCGCCCATCTGTCGGAGGCCGACCGCGGCCATGTCGTGCACCATGCGCTCGCGCTCTACCTTGAGCGGCGCGGGGCGATCCGCTATCGTTTCAGTGTGACGGGGCAGTTGCGCGATCTCTTCGCGCGCCATGCCGACCTGATCGAAAGGCTGTCGTCATGAAGTTCGCCCTCTACCCCACGCCCGACTTTCTCGACCTCGACGGATGGAAGCGTCTCCTCGACGAGTTGCGCCGCGAACCCGCGGACGTGGCGGGCCACGAGGCCGCGCTGCGCCAGGCGGAAACGATGGTCGAGATCCTCTCGGAACCGGGCGCGGCAGAGCGCCCCGCTGAGGCCCGCTAGGCGGCGGGGGCCACACTCCCCGCGGAAAACCCGGCAGGGGCCTTTTTGAACGCGCTCCGCGGGTTTTAAACACCCCTTGATCCTGATCCCCCCGGCCGACCCCCGGGGGTAACCCCGCGACCCCCCGAAACTCCATCCCCGGGCCTTTCGGGGCGGGCCTGTGGCACCCCTGTCTGCATGACAGGACATGCCCGACATTTCTGCGCGCTGACGCGCCTGCCCGATACGGTGACCTCGGAAATCGAGATCATGCCGCTGGGCGAATTCCGTCTCGCCGACGGGCGCGGCAAGGTGGCGATGCGCGTCGAGGACCCGGCCGCGCTGATCGCGGCGAGCTTTGCCGCGGCGCCGGGCGAGGAAGGGGCGCGGGCGCTGCCCATCGACTTCGACCATCGCTCCTTTGCCGATCAGGGCACGGCCGACAGCCGCGCGGCGGGCTGGATCACGGCACTGCGCGCCGACGGCGACCGCATCGTCGCCGCCGTGGAGTGGACGCCGGCGGGCCGTGCGGCGCTGGAAGAGCGCAGCTACCGGTTCGTCTCGCCCGTCTTCAAGGCCACCAAGGCCGGCCGGGTCATGCTCATCGAAGGCGCCGGGCTGGTGAACACGCCGGCCCTGCCGCAGCTCAAGCAACTTGCATCCAAGGTATCGGAGGAGAACGGGATGGACCCGCTCGACGAAATT
The genomic region above belongs to Rhodovulum sp. P5 and contains:
- a CDS encoding terminase large subunit domain-containing protein, encoding MAKPVIAFYPYQRAWMADASRFKIGMMSRQIGKTFSTCGECVDDCFAGWAEDRRARWVILSRGERQAAEAMDEAIKPMTRAYYEVYNTLVKGGEPVFEETEFRAPQAKGPDAVYKALEVRFPNRSRITALPANPDTARGFSANVILDEFAFHAKSREIWAALFPVVSKGDQKLRVISTPNGKGNKFFELMTAEDSVWSRHVVDIYEAVRQGCPRDVDMLRAGIADEDAWAQEYELKWLDAASAWLDYDLISACEREEAGKPELYQGGPCFVGVDIAARNDLFVIWVVEETGGRLVTREVIAQKRITFAEQDALLDDVFRRYRVVRAGMDQTGMGEKPVEDAKRRHGAARIDGVLFSAGSKLDLATALKEKMEDREMLIPAGDPVLRADLHAISSRTGPTGIRRLVADGETDGHADRFWAAALAVGVAGGGRPDYDYQPVKGARSRWAAADDDDDDDGAGARWGHGKGAW
- a CDS encoding phage minor head protein, with the protein product MAIDLEPLPHLEAIDYFRSKGFAATGQRFHHLDMWREEHARNFVVAKAMNDDVLATIRAELQRALEEGRTLAEFQADLEPALQKAGWWGKSLMEDPQTGEMVEVQLGSPRRLRTIYDTNMRTAHAAGHWARIQRTKQAFPYLHYIQVERPSKREEHARFHDHIWRVDDPIWRRIYPPNGWYCGCHVIQRTEGWMRRNGRSVSPPLDLEEEDYPNKRTGEVVKLPKGVHPGFDTNPGATWLDIADRVDEVFGDLDGADRATLRGQVQALRLRQTALRRETLIVNDEDWTPAAAGDAAADTPDRVSVDAVLGGSAATTGGLHLVHSHLADSPLSVADLRVLAHPRTASIAAVSPGGAVWRAEAGAELLDDQLAAFARAALPVIRAETAHLSEADRGHVVHHALALYLERRGAIRYRFSVTGQLRDLFARHADLIERLSS
- a CDS encoding DUF935 domain-containing protein, which gives rise to MPILDAFGRPMTPVAPAKLLERQAVASLGSVRQVLSGHPADGLTPPRVTALLRAAEAGDAVAYLELAEQMEEKDLHYSAVLGVRKRGIRALALQVDPGDDSPAAAEAAEMVRKTLEAAPVKTALIDMMDALGKGFSVSEILWERRGREMAVAGVEWVDPRWFEFDQENGRHILLRDNDGPQPLMPDKYIVHVAKAKSGLAIRGGLARLAAWAYMFKNFNLKDWAIFAEAYGHPLRLGRYDENATAEDRATLLRAVRQIGVDMAAIVPRSMEVEIVSAAGGGVDKLYEGAARWWDEQISKGVLGQVATTDAIAGGHAVGKIHEEVRSDIRDADAEQLAGTLQRDLAGPLTRLNFGAGVAVPDIGFVPPERADPELLLRLLEHAPALGLKIATADVRRAFALREPEEGEDVLQMRQTPAQDPGAPQTRQMASRQDAAAATDSIDALVGRLAEDGTLQDLAEADLSSLIEALEGAADFEEVGDILDAFGAAPAAPALQEHLTRATFAARMAGALGAKVAD